In Erigeron canadensis isolate Cc75 chromosome 6, C_canadensis_v1, whole genome shotgun sequence, the following are encoded in one genomic region:
- the LOC122603412 gene encoding probable fructokinase-7 isoform X2 has product MARDPASVSGVSLAEAPMFEKAPGGAPANVAVCISRLGGSSAFIGKVGDDQFGYMLANILKVNKVNNSGMRFDQKARTALSFVTLKSDGEREFLFFRNPSADMLLQESELDVNLIKQAKIFHFGSISLIHEPCKSTHLAAMAIAKKSGSILSYDVNLRLPLWPSEDAAREGIMSVWNQADIIKVSEEEITFLTGGDDAYNDDVVLKKLFHPNLKLFLVSEGAKGCRYYTKRFKGRVQGVKVKPVDTTGAGDAFVGGILSVLASDTSLYEDEKRLREALQFANACGAVVVTKKGAIPAMPTKEEVQHILKQQS; this is encoded by the exons ATGGCAAGAGACCCAGCTTCAG TTTCTGGAGTTTCACTTGCAGAAGCGCCAATGTTTGAGAAAGCTCCCGGCGGTGCTCCTGCTAATGTTGCTGTTTGTATATCAAGATTGGGAGGTTCTTCAGCATTTATAGGCAAA GTGGGTGATGACCAATTTGGCTACATGTTGGCTAACATATTGAAGGTAAACAAAGTAAACAACTCTGGCATGAGGTTTGATCAAAAGGCAAGAACAGCATTATCTTTCGTTACTCTAAAATCCGATGGAGAGAgggaatttttgtttttcagaaATCCTAGTGCAGATATGTTGCTTCAAGAATCAGAACTTGATGTAAACCTTATCAAACAG GCAAAGATATTCCATTTTGGTTCGATTAGTTTGATACATGAGCCATGTAAGTCAACACATTTAGCTGCAATGGCCATAGCCAAGAAATCCGGTAGCATCCTTTCTTATGATGTGAATTTGAGATTACCATTATGGCCATCAGAAGATGCTGCCAGAGAGGGTATAATGAGCGTGTGGAACCAGGCAGACATAATTAAG GTCAGTGAGGAGGAAATTACGTTTTTGACCGGTGGTGATGATGCATACAATGATGATGTGGTGTTGAAGAAGCTCTTTCATCCGAATCTTAAGCTCTTTTTAGTTAGCGAAGGAGCCAAAGGTTGTAGATATTACACTAAG CGATTTAAGGGCAGAGTTCAGGGTGTGAAAGTGAAGCCTGTTGATACTACAGGTGCCGGGGATGCTTTTGTTGGTGGGATTTTGAGCGTTTTGGCTTCTGATACAAGTCTATATGAG GATGAGAAACGACTAAGAGAAGCTCTTCAATTTGCAAACGCATGTGGAGCGGTTGTTGTAACCAAGAAAGGAGCAATACCCGCTATGCCAACAAAAGAGGAAGTTCAACATATCCTAAAACAGCAAAGCTGA
- the LOC122604967 gene encoding transcription factor bHLH118-like, with translation MFSFQLNDELVFRRIPSSSSISFQQPATNQQKEIAGMEGTNSSSSNKSVVLGKARKRHGDPSSSSSSSKPNSTTNEGVVVDDFKEEINTQRKLVHKQIERQRRQDMAKLYASLRGLLPLEFVKGKRSTSDHMHQAVKYIKDMQENIKVLNVKRDKLKKIVEKCSNHGTTTSSKKSSILVNHNVLPYNNNGNNNTVSVSYCDHGGIQILINSCLLEEGFPLSRVLKSISKDGHLNVNTFTCTRVSNRLLHSIQIDEELVNDATSTDLPLLQQKLTAIANNNY, from the exons ATGTTTTCTTTCCAGCTAAATGATGAGCTGGTCTTTCGTAGGATTCCTTCCTCCTCCTCAATTTCCTTCCAACAACCGGCAACAAATCAACAAAAAGAAATCGCCGGCATGGAGGGAActaattcttcttcttcaaataaATCAGTAGTACTCGGTAAGGCTAGGAAACGGCATGGagatccttcttcttcttcttcttcttcaaaaccTAATTCAACAACGAATGAAGGAGTAGTAGTTGATGATTTTAAAGAAGAAATTAACACACAAAGAAAGTTGGTTCATAAACAGATCGAGAGACAGCGTAGACAAGATATGGCTAAACTTTATGCTTCCCTTCGTGGTCTTCTTCCCCTCGAATTTGTCAAG GGAAAGCGATCTACATCGGATCATATGCATCAGGCAGTGAAGTACATCAAAGATATGCAGGAGAACATCAAAGTCCTGAATGTCAAGAGAGACAAGCTCAAGAAAATTGTGGAAAAATGCAGTAATCATGGGACTACTACTAGTAGTAAAAAAAGTAGCATACTTGTGAATCATAATGTGCTGccttataataataatggtaatAATAATACAGTCTCTGTTAGTTATTGTGATCATGGGGGAATTCAGATTCTGATTAATAGTTGCTTGCTAGAAGAGGGGTTCCCTCTTTCCAGGGTACTAAAATCGATTTCTAAAGATGGTCATCTTAATGTTAATACATTCACATGTACTAGAGTAAGCAATCGGTTGCTCCACTCTATCCAGATTGATGAAGAG CTGGTGAATGATGCAACATCGACTGATCTCCCCTTGTTGCAACAAAAATTAACTGCCATTGCTAATAATAACTACTGA
- the LOC122603412 gene encoding probable fructokinase-7 isoform X1 yields the protein MARDPASEAMNSLVVCFGEMLIDFVPSVSGVSLAEAPMFEKAPGGAPANVAVCISRLGGSSAFIGKVGDDQFGYMLANILKVNKVNNSGMRFDQKARTALSFVTLKSDGEREFLFFRNPSADMLLQESELDVNLIKQAKIFHFGSISLIHEPCKSTHLAAMAIAKKSGSILSYDVNLRLPLWPSEDAAREGIMSVWNQADIIKVSEEEITFLTGGDDAYNDDVVLKKLFHPNLKLFLVSEGAKGCRYYTKRFKGRVQGVKVKPVDTTGAGDAFVGGILSVLASDTSLYEDEKRLREALQFANACGAVVVTKKGAIPAMPTKEEVQHILKQQS from the exons ATGGCAAGAGACCCAGCTTCAG AGGCAATGAACTCACTTGTGGTATGCTTTGGCGAAATGTTGATCGATTTCGTGCCATCAGTTTCTGGAGTTTCACTTGCAGAAGCGCCAATGTTTGAGAAAGCTCCCGGCGGTGCTCCTGCTAATGTTGCTGTTTGTATATCAAGATTGGGAGGTTCTTCAGCATTTATAGGCAAA GTGGGTGATGACCAATTTGGCTACATGTTGGCTAACATATTGAAGGTAAACAAAGTAAACAACTCTGGCATGAGGTTTGATCAAAAGGCAAGAACAGCATTATCTTTCGTTACTCTAAAATCCGATGGAGAGAgggaatttttgtttttcagaaATCCTAGTGCAGATATGTTGCTTCAAGAATCAGAACTTGATGTAAACCTTATCAAACAG GCAAAGATATTCCATTTTGGTTCGATTAGTTTGATACATGAGCCATGTAAGTCAACACATTTAGCTGCAATGGCCATAGCCAAGAAATCCGGTAGCATCCTTTCTTATGATGTGAATTTGAGATTACCATTATGGCCATCAGAAGATGCTGCCAGAGAGGGTATAATGAGCGTGTGGAACCAGGCAGACATAATTAAG GTCAGTGAGGAGGAAATTACGTTTTTGACCGGTGGTGATGATGCATACAATGATGATGTGGTGTTGAAGAAGCTCTTTCATCCGAATCTTAAGCTCTTTTTAGTTAGCGAAGGAGCCAAAGGTTGTAGATATTACACTAAG CGATTTAAGGGCAGAGTTCAGGGTGTGAAAGTGAAGCCTGTTGATACTACAGGTGCCGGGGATGCTTTTGTTGGTGGGATTTTGAGCGTTTTGGCTTCTGATACAAGTCTATATGAG GATGAGAAACGACTAAGAGAAGCTCTTCAATTTGCAAACGCATGTGGAGCGGTTGTTGTAACCAAGAAAGGAGCAATACCCGCTATGCCAACAAAAGAGGAAGTTCAACATATCCTAAAACAGCAAAGCTGA